The segment AGGGATAACCTGGCGCTCAGCTTCTTCGCTTCACGCATGAATGTAAAAGCCGAAATTGCGGAAACCACCCATCGCTCAAACTTTCAGTGGGCAGAAAAAATTGTCAGACGGCTGATCAGCGAAATTAAACACCCCGCTACCGTGGCAGTACTTGGGCTGGCATATAAACCGTATTCGGACGTTGTCGAAGAATCTCAATCGCTGTATATAGCACAGGCTTTATCGGAAGCGGGGGTCAGAGTCATCGGATATGACCCGCTCGCGGGGAATGCCGCCCGGAACGAGATTGGCGACAGAACGGTGATACTCGATTCCCTTAGAGAATGCCTCGATCAGGCTGATGTCGTGCTCATCACCACACCGGACCCGGAGTTCAAGGCTCTCAGGGCAGAGGATTTCGGAGATAAAAAGGTCGTTGTTTTCGATTTCTGGCGCATCCTCGAAAAAGAGCTCGCGGGAAAGGCCACCATACGGTATATCCCGGTGGGCAGAAGCGTCGACGATAAGACAAACAGGGACAGACTTTTTTCATTATGGAATAATTGAAACGGGAATTCCCTGATCCGAGCCGTTCATAATAATCTGATAGAATGCGGATTTTCGCAGATTTGTTATAAATATTTTTAAATAATCCGGATCAGCATAAATTTTAATCCCGGTAATCTTTCAATTCCGGAGGTTCTGCATGAAGAATCAGGTCAGGGTCTTTCTTTTTATTGCCGTTGTGTTTGGCTGCTTTTCCACGGTAATTATTTCCGATAAAATTGACCCTGAAACGCAGTTTGTTATTCCCGAAACCGGAGATGCCCTCTATAACAGAGCTCCCGATCCCCTTCCCTGGATTCTTCCTGAAATGCTCGATCCGGCTTACTGGACAGCGCGGATGAAAAACCCGGATGAGGTTATACTGACCCCGGATAAAATTGAGATCATGAATGCGGTCTACAAACGGTTCATAACCTCTCCCGATCCCTTCAGGGATGTTCCGCCGGAACGCAGGCCAGTTCTGATTCAATGGTGGCCCGGATTTTCTATTTCCGTTCCGAATATTGGCTCTTTATCTCCTCAGGCTGTTGCCGATACGGTCAGAAACAGGCTCCAGGCCGAAACAGCATATCTCCGTCAGCAGGAGTATGGAAACGCGCTGGCCATACGGTACAGCGCAGAGGAAATCGATGCATTCGAACGCGAAATATCGCTCGATACGGCGAAAGATACGGTCACCGTACATCATGGTATCGCTGTCCGCACCGCACGGCTCAGGAATATACCCTCTTTTTTCCCCCAGCAGACCGGTCTGACGCAATCGAGGAAAGAACGCTGGGACCTCTGGAATATCGGAGTAATCAAAATAGGCATGCCGGTGCAGATACTCCATGTATCGAAATCGGGCGAGTATCTGTTCGTGCTGTGCGAGGCGGGATATGGCTGGACGAGGAGCGATGATATCGCATTCTGCACCGTGAAAGAGATCGATGAATTTGTCAATGCCCCTGATTTTATTGTGGCAACAAACGACCGTGTGCAGTTTTATACCGATGAGAGCTGTACTTATGCTTCAGGGTGGTTCGGCCTTGGAACACGGCTCCCCCTTGTTTCCGGAGCAAATCCCCGTCTAGTGAAGGTTCCTGTCCGTAAAATGAACGGGAAGTTCGCCACCGAGACGGCGTGGATTGCCGATACGGGTGATGTCCATGTCGGCCTTGTTCCCTATACGCGGCGCAACATTGTCACGATAGCATTCAGGCTCCTCGGCACTCCCTATGACTGGAGCGGCGCCTGGTTCGGCCGTCAGCACGAGACAATCTACCGCGATATTTTTGCCTGTTTCGGATTCGTTCTGCCCTGTCACAACGCCCTGTTCACCTTTTATAACAACAACAATGCCACGGTTCTTCTCCCCGACATGGGCGCGGAGAAATATTATGAAAAGATGAATGAAAACGAGCCATTTGTCACCCTCCAGAGCTGCGGCGACCACTGCCAGCTCTATCTTGGAGAATACAGGGGAAAACCAATTGTTTTCGACCAGCATGGCTACGGTTATCCCGACGAAAAGGGTGTATGGTGGGAAGTCAGACGGTGTACTGTCGGGGATATGCGCCTGCCGCGGAATTTTCTCAGGGAGAAAGTGACATTTCTGGAGCTCATGTGACAGGGGATGTATGAATCAAGGATTAAGCGGATTGATAGGGAATGAAAATTTATACATCGGGGAATGATTTCAAACTTTATAATTTATAAAATCAAGGAGTCCGCTGTATGAAATCACGTAAATCTCTCTCCCGCCGCTCGTCGCTTTTCCGGCTCGGCGGCATCGGTGCGCTGACAGCGCTCGGGACGGCTGTTTTTCCAAAGCGTTCACATGCAGCCCTTAAAAAAGCCACGGCGTTCGCCCTCGTCGGAGACCGTTATCACAACTCCGACTACATCCGCACTTCGCTCGGCAGGACACTCGTCCGTGAGGCGGGTCTCTCAATCGATTTCACTGACGAGGTCACCCTGCTCAATGCGGAGACGCTCGATGGCTACAAGATGCTCATCGTCTTTCGGGACGGCATGCTCTGGCCGGACGGCTACATGGGCTCGTATCCGGGGTACGAATCCGGGTCCGGCGCGGATATCAAGAGCGTTCCGCCACTGCCGGAAATGAAAAGCGAGCCGGTCATGTGGATGCAGCCCGACCAGGGCCGTGCGGTGAAGGAATTCGTGGAGAACGGCGGCTCGGCCTTTTTCTTCCACAACAACAGCCACGTGTCGCTCTCGAACAAAGACTACCGCGATGTCGAGGGTGCCATCTACACCGGGCATCCGGCGGTCCGCCCCTTTCATGTGCGGATCACGAACCGCAGCCATCCCATAACGAGGGGAGTGAACGATTTCCTTGTCACCGACGAGCAGCACTATGTGACGTACGATAAGGACCCGAAGTACGTGCTCATGCGGAGTGTTAACGCTGACGGCCTTGTCTATGGCGACCAGGGTATATCGTGTGAGGCAGGCTGGGCGTATGAGTATGGCAAGGGACGTGTGTGCTTCATGGCGCCGGGACACATGATCTCGGTGATGTGGAACCCGGAGTATATGAAACTCCAGAAAAACGCGGTCAGGTGGCTCCTGCGGGAGACTTGAGTTGGTTACGCCCGGCATGGAACTGTTAAAGCGGAGGAAGCAATGGTAAGATGGTCGATGTTTTTTATGCTTTTGATGGTTGCGCTGTGTCCGGGGTGCTCGAAAAAGACCGGTACCGGGCCATTCACACTGTATAAGGAGCAGGATGTCGCTCGTGCCCGCGAGAATGTAAAGCGCTACCCCTGGGCGCAGGAAATCGTGGAAGGCTGGAAGCGCAATGTCGATTATGCCATGAAGCAGGAACCTGAGTTCTTCGAACACATGATCTCCGAGCTGACCATGTGGCCCACCTACGGCCAGAACTGTCCCGCCTGCGTGGGCAGGCTTTCCTCGATGGGCGAGACGGGCCTCTACCGGTGGAGTGTCGAAGACCCCGACAAGCTGACCTGCAAGTACTGTGGCACGGTGTATCCCAATCCCGAATACCCGGAAACGGGCAGCATGACAGCTCCGAAAACAGGGCAGACGTTCACTTTCTTCCTGACCGATGAAGAGCGGGCGCACCCCGGTGATACATCGGGGAAATACGCGTTCAGATGGGCTTCATGGCCGGTGCATACGAGTTTCAGCGGCGTCATCCGCTACTGCAAGGCGAGCTGGTGCATCGGCAGGGTACTTACACTTGCCAGACTCTATGCGGTCACCGGCGATGTGAAATATGCCGAGCGCGCCGCCCTGATCATGGATATTATGGCACGGCGGTATCCGAACTGGCTGTATCATTCCTACAACGGAACCTATGCGGACTGCCCGCCCGCCGAAGCAGCGAAATCGCTCGGCGAATATCCCCGCGGCGGCAGATTTCCCATCGAAACCATCATAACCGCTTTCCCGGGCCTCCACACCCAGGGCGATCATGCAGTGCTGAACAACGGATTCTGGGGAGCCGGGCGATTCGGCTGCAGCGGAACCGACGGCGATTTTATCCTCGATATGACGGTCGCTTATGATCTCATACGAAATGCACGAACAGCCGATGGGAAACCGGTCATCAGCGTTGAGATGAAAAAACACATCGTAAACGACCTCATCATTGCGGGCTGCGTCGATTCGGAGAACTGGGATGAGATCAACAACAAATGCGGACCCTCCCGTGCGTTGAGCGCCGCAGTGGGCATCCTGTTCAACCGTCCCGAAAGCGCCCGCCGTGCCCTCGAGGGTCTTGAAGCGCTCATGGAGCACAGCTTCCATTTCGATGGCTTCTGCAGGGAATCGCCTTCCTATTCGGCAATGCATCTCGGTCTCATGCGCGATATTCCCGAAATTCTCGCGGGTTACTCCGACCCCTCCGGATATGTCCCGGAAAAGGGCGAACCGCTCCGCGATTTCAACCCGTTCACAAGCCTCGACCGCTACCGTCTCGCACAGGAGAGCATGGTGCGCATGCTCGATCCCAATCGCCGGTATCCGGTTGTCGGCGACACTCATTACGGAGAGGGGATCAATCCAATGTACGCCGAGCTTCTTGCCGACCGTTACGATCCCTCGTACGCCGGTCTGCTCGAAGAGGCCCAGGGCGCCCCGCTGGCTAAAAAGGGCAGCGAATATGCCCTCTGGCACCGTGACCCCGACCTGAAAGTAACCGGAAGCGGAGGTTTTCCTCTGTATACCGAATGGTTCCCCGGATGGCATGTGGCTGTCTTGCGCGGCGGTTCCGCAAAGAAGCATACCGCACTCTATCTGAACGGCTACGAGCATGGCGGACACCGTCACTACGACACTCTCGGCCTCATCTATATCGCCCACGGCAAGGAAGTTGCCACCGACCGCGGATATATCTGGGACGACCCGCGGAACGCCTGGACGAAGAGCACCCTGTCGCACAACATCGTGACCGTGGACGGCATGTCGCAGGACGGCGAAGGATGCCATTCTGTGCTTGAGCTGTTCGGCGCCGCTCCCGGAGTGGAAGTCGTTCAGGCTTCGGCCAATGCCTACAAACAGTGCGACCGTTACCGCCGCACGACGGCGCTCGTGCAGATACCCGGCGGGCAGACGTATGCGGTCGATTTTTTCCGCGTCCGCGGCGGTACCCGTCACCAGTATTGTTTCAACTGCAACGGGAACCTGGTCGCTGTAACCGGCGGCAAACCCCAGCCGTGCAGGGATAAGATCGAATGGCTCGGCAATCTCCGCGCCATGCAGCCGAAAGGACCGTTCACCGCGACATGGGAACAGGACGGCGTCCGTATGGACATGACCATGCTCACCGGAGTCGACCGTCTCATCATCGCCGATGCGCCGGGCTGGCGGAGCTACCACGGCGATGAACTCAATGCCCCGCCCATTCAGCAGATACTGGCCGAGCGGACCGCCCGGAAAGATGCGGAAAGCGCATATGCGGTCGTTCTCGCGCCTTACACCGGCGGAGTATCTCCGGTCAGGTCGGCACATCTTGTGGCCGAGGATCCCGTGAGCGGCGCTATGGCGGTTGCTGTTGAGCTCGAGGGAAGAACCGATTACATTATATCATCACCCGACGATGAGCAGCGTTCGTACGGGCCTGTCACGATGGCGGGACGGTTCGGATTCGTATCGCTCGATTCCGGCGGAACGATGATGCAGGGATACCTGCTCGACGGCACCGGGCTGCGCTGCGGAGAGACTGCCATTACAATCCCCGAAGCCCGCACGACTCTCAGGGTTTCGGCTGCCGGGGGAAGGAACTTCACCTGTGCCGATCCCGTTTCGGCGGGCAATGATCTCAAAGGCAGTTATGTTCTTGCGGGCGAGACGGGCTTCGAAATCGAATCCGTGGCGGGGAACACCATAACCGTACGGGATTATCCCGTTCAGGCTTGCGATACGGTGACTGTCCTCCGTTCGCGGTGGTATGAAAAAAACTGAGAGCACCAGATGATACAACATCAATAGACCGGGGAGGCTGGTAATGGTTAACGGATTCCGCAGCATGGTTGCGCAGCTCCGATTTCAGGAGATGATAAAGGGTATGTTTTTGCTCGCTGTGATCTGTTGTCCGGAAATGCTGTATGTCCACGCTGCCGAAGCACAGGGCTGGGACGATTTCACCCGCATGCGGTTCATCGTGCCGAGGGGATACGTGTGCTACCGTGCGACAAAACCGGTGGTGATCGACGGCAAACTCGATGAAGAGGCATGGACATACATTCCCTGGACCGAGTATTTCGGCGATATCGAGGGCGATGCAAAACCGAGGCCGCGGTTCCGCACACAGGCGAAAATGCTCTGGGACGACACCTATTTCTACGTGGGCGCATTCATCGAGGATACCCATGTCTGGGCGACGCTCACCAAACACGATGCGGTTATATTTTACGACAACGACTTTGAGATATTCATCGATCCCGACAGCGACAACCACGAGTACTACGAAATCGAAATCAACGCCCTCAACACAGAATGGGACCTCTTTCTTAAGCGGCCGTACAAGGATTTCAGTCCCGGCATGGGTGCCGATAATGGCTGGGAAATCCCCGGTCTCAAGACCGCGGTTCATGTCTACGGCACACTCAACGACCCGAAGGATGAGGATCAGGGATGGTCGGTCGAGTTTGCGCTGCCGTGGGCAGTGCTCAAGGAATTTGCCCATAAACCGGCGCCGCCTCGTGATGGCGACCAGTGGCGCGTGAACTTTTCACGGGTCGAGTATCTTCCCGAAATCATCCTTACCACGAATGTCCGGAAAACGGAAAAGAGTTTCCTCACGAAAGCGGATGGAACGCGGTGCGAAAACTGGATATGGTCGCCCCAGGGCATCATCAATATGCATTGTCCGGAAAAATGGGGATATGTCCAGTTCTCGACCGGTATTCCCGGAACGGTTGAGTTCCGGCCCGACCCGACTGAACCCGCCCGGATGATCCTCCATGAAATCTATTATGCACAACGCGATTTTTTCAGGAAAAACAACCGGTGGGCAACGACGATCGATGATCTCGGTCTCGCTGTTCCGACACACAAGAGCGTGGTCAAGGCGCCGGTCATCAAACGGTCCGGCGACGGATACACTGCCACACTTACGGTCAAACTGCCGGACGGCAGCCAGAAAACCGTGAGCATAGACCAGTTTTCAAAAGTAACCGTCGAATAACAGATACAACGGAGGCTGTAAACGATGAAATGTCAAAAAGCACAGGAGCGACCGGTACTTATGCCCGGGTTGAAAACCACCAGCGTCTGTTTCATGGTATGCGCCATTATTGTATCTGCCTGTGCAGCATATGCCCAGGTACCCGACCGTGCACGGTGGCAGCATATGAGAACAGTAGACCAGGAGCAGTACATCTGTTATCGAACCGCCGGCGGCATCGAGCTCGATGGCAGGCTCGACGAAACGTCCTGGAAACAGGCGCCGTGGACAAACTATTTTACCGATATCGAGGGGGGGCTTCAGCCGATCCCGCGGTTCAGGACACGGGCGAAGATGCTCTGGGACAACTACTACTTCTATTTCGGAGTCGAGATCGAGGAACCGCACGTCTGGGGAACGCTCCTTTACCGTGACCAGATTATCTGCAACGACAACGACATCGAGGTTTTCATCGACCCGAACGGAGACAACCAGGAATACTACGAGCTCGAAATGAACGTGCTCAACGTCGCGTGGGACCTTTTCCTGAAAAAAGCGTACCGTGACGGCGGCCCGGCGGATTGTTCGTGGAATATCGCTGGTCTCAGGACAGCGGTATTTGTAGACGGCACGATCAACGACCCCCGTGACACCGACCGGGGATGGTCTATCGAGATAGCCATGCCATGGACAACGCTCGAACAATACGCACACCGTCCCTGCCCGCCCCGTAACGGCGACCAGTGGAGAGTCAATTTTTCGCGGGTCGAATGGCCCTTCGAGATCGTAACCGCCGACTTGACACCGCAGGATGTACCGAACAACGCCTACAAGCGTACCAGACGGGAAGGCCCCATCGCCTGTGACAACTGGACATGGTCGGATCAGGGTGTCTGCAACATGCACTGCCCGGAAATGTTCGGGTATGTCCAGTTTTCCACAGCACCCATGGGAACGGATACGTTTCGTCCGGACCCGACTATATCTGCGCGTCGTGTGCTGCTCGATATCTATTATGCACAGCGCGATTTTTACGGTAAAAATAAACGGTGGGCAGCAACCCTCAAGGAGCTCGGCTACACCTTTGCGCGTCAGGAAAGCCTCGATGGTCCGCCGGTAATGGAGACGACCGGCGACGGGTGGCATGCCCGGGTGACAACGACTGTTCCCGGCGGGTCGAAGAGGACGGTACACATATACCAGGACTCGAAGATAGTGGAGGAATAACAGTCGAAGCACTACGACAGCCATAATTTTTCACGGAAAAAGCGTAAACGAATAATGCCGGAGTTACCAGTATGGACAGCAACAGCACACGTCGCTCCTTTATCGTGAATTCAACGGTTGGCCTGACAGGCTTGGGGTATATATCATCAGGCATGACCCCGACCGATGCACATGCCGCCGCCGCACAAAAAACACGTATGAAACCCGACCGTAAGCTGACCGAAAAGATCGAAAATCTCATCAAGCCGTTTCGCGGCGATGTGGGAGTCTATGTTCACCACCTGCCGAGCGGGAGAACGGCGGAGCACCGCGCCGATGAGCTCTTTCCCACAGCCAGCCTCATTAAGGTTTCGATCATGCTCGCCCTTTTCGACCGCATGAACCGCGGAGAACTCTCGTTCCATCAGGTGCTTGAATATGACGGGACGTATACATACAAAGGTATGAACGAGGATATCCTCGCCTGTTTCAAGATTGGCGAAAAAATCAGGCTCAGCAAGCTCATCATGCTCATGATCACCATCAGCGACAATTCCGCCTCCATCTGGTGCCAGGAGCTCGCCGGTTCGGGAATGAATATCAACCGTGTGCTCGAAGAAAACGGCTTCGGATCGCTACGGATCAATGCCCGCACACCGGGAAGAGAGGACGCCTACGAGCAGTACGGCTGGGGACAGACATCACCGCGCGAGCTGTGTGATCTCTTCGTCAGAATCCGCAGGAACGATATCATAAGCCCCTCTGCGTGTGAGGCGATGTACCGAATACTCACCCGCATTTACTGGAACGGCGAGGCGCTCTCGCAGATACCGCCGTATGTGCAGGCCGCATCGAAACAGGGGGCGTTGAACCGGTCGCGATCCGAGGTTGTGCTCGTCAATGCGCCATCCGGTGATTATGTGTTCTGTGTCATCACCAAGAACCAGGAAGACCAGAGCTGGGAAGAGACCAACGAGGGTTTTGTGCTCTTGCGGGATATATCGAGGCTCCTCTGGCGGCATTTCGAGCCTGATTACGGCTGGGAACCTGCACCCCCGGTCGATGTGCTCAACCGGTGAAATACGGATCCATTCGTATAATTCAACAGAATCCGGTTTTATGGTTTCGGAACTCGACGTAACAGCATAAAAAGATGGCTGGGTCAGAACACCCAGCCATCTTGATTTTTCGGTTTGAAGAATAATATATCAGGGTTATTGCCGCCTGTTAAGGAATTGTATAGCCCGTTACCTCGTCAACAGTAATATCGGAGACCACCATATCGATTGTCCGGGTCGATTCTTTCTTGATCATTCCTACACCGGCAGCGAACCATCGCTGGGAAGCAAGCACCGTCGTTTCGGTTATGTAGCTGTTGGTGATGAGCGAGTAGTGCTTTTCGGTTTTCGTGAATGTCAGCAGGATTTTAGCGCAATCGGAGAATGTTCCCGCCGCGACCGTCACCGCTTCTTTTCCGAGGTATGTTCCCTTACAGGTGATAAGCGTGTTCTCGTCATACTGGTATGAAAACACATCCCAGGATGCCTGCGCCGAAACGCCGAATTTATAGAAGGGGAAAGTACCTCCTTCGTCCGCGGCGTTTGCAGCTGCTTTAAACCAGATATATGAATCGTCATCGTAATGGAAATAGACAACATTTTCGGAAGTTTCATACCTGACGAACGGATCGTTCCAGTCGTTTGAAATGTCCATGAGGACGAAATCTTTACCGTCAAAGGGGCTCGAGATCGACATCGTCACATGGTACGTATCATCGTATAAGAGGTCGCCGTCGGCATTCTTGATGACAGACTTCCAGTTCCATGTAGCGTCCTTTGTAGTCGGGAAATAGGTACCGCCGGTAGTTCCGCCGCCACCACCGCTTTCGGTTTTTCCGACTATTGCCGTTGTCGCTGAGAAATCATCTCCATTGACTGTAACGGTTATATATGCGGGTGTGAACGTATAACCCGATTTTGAAGGAGTGAGGGTATAGGTTCCGTTGGGGACTTCGATTATCAGATATTCGCCATCGGAATCGGTATATGTTTCGAGCTTCTCGCCGGAAACGGTAATGCTTACCAGGACGTTCTGGAGCGGTTTGCCGGTGGAATCCGTGATATATCCCGAGACATTGTATGTTCCGCTTCCGCCGCCGCCGGTATTGTCGCCTCCGCTCGGACCGCCGGGAATATTGTAATAAATCACCTCGTCGGTAGAGGTATAATCATAGGAAAGTTTGCCGTCTTCATAATCCGTGTATTTATCAATGGTTTTGACGGGACCTATGCCCTGAGCGAAATAGGTGGTGCTGATCTCGTCATAGCTCCCTTTTCCCCACTCTGATGTGTATTCTGTCTTCATGGTACTTTCGAATACAGCGCAGTTCTTAAACGTTCCGGAAGGAACGGTTACGTCTTTGAGGCCGATATACTTTCCGGTCCAGTTTATGGTTGCAGAATATCCCTCTTCGGACATGGTATCGGAAAAAATTGTCCATGTCTGGCCGACAGATTTGTTGAAATTATATAACGGGATTTCGGTACTCCCGAGATTGAACTGTTGGGCATGAGCTTTTTCGAGGTATTCACCCTCCGCGTATGAATACATGATGTTATTTGACAGGCGGAACAGATTGTCTGAACTATCTTCATTCATGACCCAGTATGTTTTCCCGTCCCGTGTCGTTGTGCCGGTCAATACATCGGTATAGGTGTAGGAATAACCTGATTCATCGGTGCTTTGCCATTTCCATGTGGCGTTTTTCACCAGCGGAATGTAGTTTTCCGCTTTGAGCGACCCACCTGTTCCGCCGCCGTTATCGACCTCGTCATCGTTTTTGCTGCTGTCACTGGTCAGACACCCGACGGCAAAGACCATGGAAACGATCAAGAGCAGTGCAAGGATCTTTTTCACATGTAGCTCCTTTCGTGAAAATGAAACAGTACAAATGGTGATAATAACGAATATAAATTATAATTAAAATATACAAATGAACATATATTCTAAATGCTTTAAACCGCAAAACCGTTCAATCAGAGGCACGAATGAAACTGAATATAGAAGGATTAAAATGTTTGGGGAGTAAAAAACAATTCAATGAACAACTTATATATGTATCAGGAAAAAATATTAGTAATCATTATTTAAAGTATAACATTGAAACTTGAAATATCAAAGAGAAAAAATATCCCGGTTATATATTTTTATCAGTTAACAATCGGCTCCAACTTTGCAGCGTCAGAACGGCAGCACGGCGAGTCACCGTATTCTCGTTAAGACAAAGGAAATCTTAATCGGAAAATACATTACCGTATACCGGATAATATGAACCGTCGGGCAACCACCTTGTACAGTATCTGCGCCGCTGTGCCACGGCTTATATTGTCATGCTGACCTCCGGGAGCAGCTGCTTGTATATCAGGAACAACCGATGCGAGCATCGATGAAAATTCTTCTGTCGATATCGGCATGTCAGGCTCGAATATACTTCCCCCGATCCATCCGAGCGCGCCTTTTTGTTCCAGAAACGAGAGCGCCTCGATCAGGCTGCGGTTATCGAACGACACATCGGTGAACCGGATGGTGCATATGCCGTCTTTGCGCGGCTCCGGAGCCATGCGGGCGAGAGCGAGCGCCGCTTCCGCGCGGCTGAGCGGTGCATCCGGCTCGAACCGGGGACCGTGAGGTTCCATAATTTCGAGGAGGCATGCCCACTGAACAGATTCGAAATTTCCGGTATCCCAGCCGCAGTCCTCGTTCCAGAACAGAGGCACATGACGGCGGATCAGCTCATGCTGGAGTTGTCTGAGCCGCTGTTCCGCTTCTCCCGGAGTTGCGCCCGGCGCCTCGACCCAGAAGTCGCGGGGCTGGCAGTTCCATTTCAGACAGAGGGCGGCAGCGGCTCCGGCAGCCTGGCCGATCTGGAATTCAACGGGATGGAGACGGTACGTGGATGCCGCGATCCGCGAAAGGCCAATGTTTTTTGCCGCCGCAAGGAGACCGTCGGTTTTCTCCGGTACGAGCGAGCCGAACGGTATCTGGAACCGGCCGGTCGAGTTCTCTCCGCCCCAGCTTCCGTCCTCGAACTGGACATGCTTGAACTGAACGTCGATTTTCTTGTCGGTGTGAAGATCGCAGCGGTGGATGTCGAGGAAATAGTGCCCGATACCGACCGTGTCGTGGAACAGTTTCGCGCGTCCGGTCCGTGGTCCCATAAGTTCCTGCTGACGGACGGTATAGAGCGCTTTCACACGCCGTGATTCACGGATGTAGGGGTACATGCTCAGCCCGTCCTCCGTGCCCATGACATCGGGGCGGTATTTCAGGTTTGCCCACCCGCGGTTTTTACCGGTGACCGGGTCGACCGACCAGTTTTCCTCCTTCGATGGATCGAGTTTCGGGTCGCCCGGGTCCCTTGGCGCTTCATACCAGAGC is part of the bacterium genome and harbors:
- a CDS encoding carboxypeptidase-like regulatory domain-containing protein, with amino-acid sequence MKKILALLLIVSMVFAVGCLTSDSSKNDDEVDNGGGTGGSLKAENYIPLVKNATWKWQSTDESGYSYTYTDVLTGTTTRDGKTYWVMNEDSSDNLFRLSNNIMYSYAEGEYLEKAHAQQFNLGSTEIPLYNFNKSVGQTWTIFSDTMSEEGYSATINWTGKYIGLKDVTVPSGTFKNCAVFESTMKTEYTSEWGKGSYDEISTTYFAQGIGPVKTIDKYTDYEDGKLSYDYTSTDEVIYYNIPGGPSGGDNTGGGGSGTYNVSGYITDSTGKPLQNVLVSITVSGEKLETYTDSDGEYLIIEVPNGTYTLTPSKSGYTFTPAYITVTVNGDDFSATTAIVGKTESGGGGGTTGGTYFPTTKDATWNWKSVIKNADGDLLYDDTYHVTMSISSPFDGKDFVLMDISNDWNDPFVRYETSENVVYFHYDDDSYIWFKAAANAADEGGTFPFYKFGVSAQASWDVFSYQYDENTLITCKGTYLGKEAVTVAAGTFSDCAKILLTFTKTEKHYSLITNSYITETTVLASQRWFAAGVGMIKKESTRTIDMVVSDITVDEVTGYTIP